A single genomic interval of Zingiber officinale cultivar Zhangliang chromosome 4A, Zo_v1.1, whole genome shotgun sequence harbors:
- the LOC121973094 gene encoding UDP-glycosyltransferase 83A1-like yields MGLPHVLALPYPAQGHVIPLMEVCNCLVDYGFKVTFVNTEFNHKRLLAALSTESTMEHIALVSVPDGLGPEEDRNDLGNLTEALMNVMPRCLEEIIEKSNEAEDPITCMLVDDGMRWALELGRKKGLRYAAFWPAAAQMLAILQSFPELVSKGVIDGDGNLISETFQLGPGMSFINASHLLWNLLGDGRTKKQIFNRMVKNSDSRAFDVVPEFIICNSFKELEEPTFRYNPKILPIGPLVTGLRPNRAVGNFWPEDAACLSWLDEQQPGSVVYVAFGSFTIFDRRQFQEFALGLEATGRPFLWVVRPDLTGDSADAYPDGFKERVGDRGRVVAWAPQQKVLAHPSVACFVSHCGWNSTMEGVRNGKLFLCWPYFADQFLNQNYICDDWKVGLRMTPDESGIVKREQVKSKVEELLSDEEMRARASMLKENAQQNINDGGASFENFRTFMDAFKA; encoded by the exons ATGGGCTTGCCACACGTTCTCGCCCTGCCATACCCTGCTCAAGGCCATGTCATTCCCCTCATGGAGGTCTGCAACTGCTTGGTGGATTACGGCTTCAAGGTCACCTTCGTCAATACCGAGTTCAACCACAAGCGTCTGCTTGCCGCGTTGTCCacggagagcaccatggagcatATCGCTCTGGTCTCGGTGCCTGACGGATTAGGGCCGGAGGAAGACCGGAACGATCTTGGGAATCTCACGGAAGCATTAATGAACGTGATGCCGCGATGCTTGGAGGAAATAATCGAGAAGAGCAACGAAGCAGAGGATCCGATAACTTGCATGTTGGTGGATGATGGCATGAGATGGGCGCTCGAGCTTGGCCGGAAGAAGGGTCTCCGGTATGCCGCGTTCTGGCCGGCCGCAGCCCAGATGCTGGCCATTTTGCAGAGCTTTCCGGAGTTGGTTTCGAAAGGCGTCATCGACGGCGATG GCAACCTAATCTCAGAGACGTTCCAACTCGGTCCCGGCATGTCATTCATCAACGCGTCCCACTTGTTATGGAACCTACTTGGAGATGGCAGAACCAAAAAGCAAATCTTCAACCGCATGGTCAAAAACAGTGATAGCAGGGCTTTCGACGTCGTCCCGGAGTTCATCATTTGCAACTCCTTCAAAGAGCTCGAAGAGCCAACCTTCCGTTACAATCCAAAGATTCTTCCCATCGGGCCGCTGGTAACCGGCCTCCGGCCGAACCGCGCCGTGGGGAATTTCTGGCCGGAGGACGCGGCCTGCTTGTCGTGGCTGGACGAGCAGCAGCCGGGTTCCGTCGTCTACGTGGCTTTCGGGAGCTTCACCATCTTCGACCGCCGCCAGTTCCAGGAGTTCGCGCTCGGGCTGGAGGCGACTGGCCGACCGTTCTTGTGGGTGGTCCGGCCCGACCTAACCGGCGACTCTGCCGATGCTTATCCGGATGGATTCAAAGAGCGTGTCGGAGACAGAGGGAGGGTTGTGGCTTGGGCACCTCAACAGAAGGTGCTGGCCCACCCTTCTGTCGCTTGCTTCGTGTCTCACTGCGGTTGGAACTCCACCATGGAAGGCGTCAGGAACGGGAAGCTCTTCCTCTGTTGGCCATATTTTGCGGACCAATTCCTGAACCAGAACTACATTTGTGACGATTGGAAGGTGGGTCTGCGCATGACGCCTGACGAGAGTGGGATCGTTAAGCGGGAACAGGTGAAATCCAAGGTAGAAGAGTTGCTTTCAGACGAGGAGATGAGAGCAAGGGCATCGATGTTGAAAGAGAACGCTCAGCAAAACATTAACGATGGAGGCGCTTCGTTCGAGAATTTTAGGACGTTTATGGATGCTTTCAAAGCATAG
- the LOC121972204 gene encoding 3-oxoacyl-[acyl-carrier-protein] synthase III, chloroplastic-like — MDDLERGRLNGIIDCGESGKTSMTATIGIESDFPYVKMISAESMIGLGEATKCAQIVKACSSDEDGLLGFDVHSDGHGQRQLTVLARDERMEITSSMNGAPLFPPKKKYFSCIEMNGFLPLIVIVSQD, encoded by the exons ATGGATGATCTTGAACGAGGAAG GCTTAATGGGATTATCGATTGTGGTGAGAG TGGCAAAACTTCAATGACAGCTACAATTGGTATAGAGAGTGATTTCCCATATGTCAAGATG ATATCTGCAGAAAGCATGATTGGTCTCGGTGAAGCAACTAAATGTGCACAAATTGTCAAG GCATGCAGTAGTGATGAAGATGGTTTGCTTGGTTTTGACGTACATAGTGATGGCCATGGCCAAAG GCAACTAACTGTTCTAGCAAGAGATGAGCGAATGGAGATCACCTCAAGCATGAATGGTGCTCCTCTATTCCCTCCAAAGAAGAAATATTTTTCTTGTATCGAAATGAATGGTTTTCTGCCATTAATA GTTATTGTGTCTCAAGACTAG
- the LOC121972205 gene encoding UDP-glycosyltransferase 83A1-like, with product MSKTPESIDWVYIYLSHGLNVEDPRANRPDVMGLPHVLALPYPAQGHVIPLMEVCNCLVEHGFKVTFVNTEFDHNRLLAALSAESTMEHIALVSVPDGLGPGEDRNDLGSLTEALMNVMPRCLEELIEKSNEAEDPITCMLVDDSMGWALEVGRKKGLRSAAFWPAAAQILATFLSIPELISRGVIDGDGTPIPEHETFQLGPGMPFINASHLVWNLLGDGRTKQLIFNHIVNNNRAIDVAEFIICNSFKELEEPTFRYNPKILPIGPLVTGLRPNRAVANFWPEDAACLSWLDEQQPGSVVYVAFGSFTIFDRRQFQEFALGLEATGRPFLWVVRPDLTGDSADAYPDGFKERVGDRGRVVAWAPQQKVLAHPSVACFVSHCGWNSTMEGVRNGKLFLCWPYFGDQFLNQSYICDDWKVGLRMTPDESGIVKREQVKSKVEELLSNEEMRARASMLKENAQRNINEGGASFENLKTFMDAFKA from the exons atgtcgaagacccccgaGTCGATTGACTGGGTGTATATTTATCTAAGCcacgggctcaatgtcgaagacccccGCGCCAATCGGCCGGATGT AATGGGCTTGCCACACGTTCTCGCCCTGCCATACCCTGCCCAAGGCCATGTCATTCCCCTCATGGAGGTCTGCAACTGCTTGGTGGAACACGGCTTCAAAGTTACCTTCGTCAATACCGAGTTCGACCATAATCGTCTGCTCGCCGCGTTGTCCgcggagagcaccatggagcatATCGCTCTGGTCTCTGTCCCTGACGGATTAGGGCCGGGGGAAGACCGGAACGATCTCGGGAGTCTCACGGAAGCATTAATGAACGTGATGCCGCGATGCTTGGAGGAACTAATCGAGAAGAGCAACGAAGCAGAGGATCCGATAACTTGCATGTTGGTGGATGATAGCATGGGATGGGCTCTCGAGGTTGGCCGGAAGAAGGGTCTCCGGTCAGCCGCGTTCTGGCCGGCCGCAGCCCAGATTCTGGCCACTTTTCTGAGCATTCCGGAGTTGATTTCGAGAGGCGTCATCGACGGCGATG GCACACCAATCCCAGAACACGAGACGTTCCAGCTCGGTCCCGGCATGCCATTCATCAACGCGTCCCACTTGGTATGGAACCTACTTGGAGATGGCAGAACCAAACAGCTAATCTTCAACCACATCGTCAACAACAACAGGGCCATCGACGTCGCGGAGTTCATCATCTGCAACTCCTTCAAAGAGCTCGAAGAGCCAACCTTCCGTTACAATCCAAAGATTCTTCCCATCGGGCCGCTGGTAACCGGCCTCCGGCCGAACCGCGCCGTGGCGAATTTCTGGCCGGAGGACGCGGCCTGCTTGTCGTGGCTGGACGAGCAGCAGCCGGGTTCCGTCGTCTACGTGGCTTTCGGGAGCTTCACCATCTTCGACCGCCGCCAGTTCCAGGAGTTCGCGCTCGGGCTGGAGGCGACTGGCCGACCGTTCTTGTGGGTGGTCCGGCCCGACCTAACCGGTGACTCTGCCGATGCCTATCCGGATGGATTCAAAGAGCGTGTCGGAGACAGAGGGAGGGTTGTAGCTTGGGCACCTCAACAGAAGGTGCTGGCCCACCCTTCTGTGGCTTGCTTCGTGTCGCACTGCGGTTGGAACTCCACCATGGAAGGCGTCAGGAACGGGAAGCTCTTCCTCTGTTGGCCATATTTTGGGGACCAATTCCTGAACCAGAGCTACATTTGTGACGATTGGAAGGTGGGTCTGCGCATGACGCCTGACGAGAGTGGGATCGTTAAGCGGGAACAGGTGAAATCCAAGGTAGAAGAGTTGCTTTCGAACGAGGAGATGAGAGCAAGGGCATCGATGTTGAAGGAGAACGCTCAGCGTAACATTAACGAAGGAGGCGCTTCGTTCGAGAATCTGAAGACCTTTATGGATGCTTTCAAAGCATAG